A window of Ananas comosus cultivar F153 linkage group 4, ASM154086v1, whole genome shotgun sequence contains these coding sequences:
- the LOC109709033 gene encoding uncharacterized protein LOC109709033, which produces METMHWGLGDVSSDGLPPLWSYQENAEDLKHRLLCTTLELESLRTTAKEELRKSEESINKLLQLVKVTTKERDDARDQLQLLLSYLQPETQKILPNSTTITESESLSGTLNPQSYASSPVDSFFETVTSSDDVANPLLLTDNSNTNSQFAISCHNNNSSCSSNSKYDHASAIIDRLAAKKPLPQKGKLLQSVMEAGPLLQTLMVAGPLPSWRNPPPLQPLQVPPLAIKCHGSPGINRTVQNGGPGFNTTSMVNLPNSPSMCMMKRQMILSTAGNNYNTCPLLASKRQKSH; this is translated from the exons aTGGAGACTATGCATTGGGGCCTTGGAGATGTTTCTAGTGATGGGTTACCTCCTCTTTGGAGTTATCAAGAG AATGCGGAGGATTTGAAGCACAGGCTTTTGTGCACCACTCTTGAATTAGAATCCCTGCGAACGACCGCAAAAGAAGAGCTCCGAAAAAGCGAAGAGAGCATTAACAAACTACTCCAGCTAGTGAAGGTGACCACGAAAGAGCGCGACGATGCGCGAGACCAACTTCAACTGCTACTCTCCTACCTCCAACCCGAAACACAAAAAATCCTCCCCAATTCTACCACCATCACGGAATCCGAGAGCCTCTCGGGAACCCTGAACCCCCAGTCGTACGCGTCCTCGCCCGTCGATTCGTTCTTCGAGACCGTCACGTCGTCGGACGACGTTGCGAATCCGCTATTATTGACCGATAATAGTAATACAAATTCTCAGTTTGCCATTTCGTGTCacaataataatagtagttGTAGTAGTAACTCCAAGTATGATCACGCTTCGGCCATAATCGATCGGCTCGCCGCGAAGAAGCCACTGCCGCAAAAAGGGAAGCTCTTGCAATCCGTGATGGAGGCGGGCCCCCTTTTGCAGACCCTGATGGTGGCGGGCCCGCTTCCAAGCTGGCGGAACCCGCCGCCGCTGCAACCACTGCAAGTCCCGCCGCTGGCGATCAAATGCCACGGATCCCCGGGGATCAATCGAACGGTTCAGAATGGAGGCCCGGGGTTCAATACCACGTCGATGGTGAATCTCCCGAACTCGCCCTCAATGTGCATGATGAAAAGGCAAATGATCCTATCAACTGCTGGCAACAATTATAACACATGTCCGTTATTGGCTTCTAAAAGACAAAAGTCTCATTAA
- the LOC109709032 gene encoding vacuolar fusion protein MON1 homolog — translation MDSDPNHRPLDAAAAAAEDPNPSRSSAPEPNTLESDVVELLDSLTLDRSGNARPVKRPTSNGSMPPDFYSCDEIEIEEEEEEEEEGNPREDGARGSSQRGGGGASEQEEEGPPSPSSSGYAGERGSSVGSSGIEEVDDGRSSVDHWGRGKQHLDEDDASATWRKRKKHFFILSHSGKPIYSRYGDEHKLAGFSATLQAIISFVENSGDRIKFVRAGKHQIVFLVKGPIYLVCISCTEEPYEALRGQVELIYGQMLLILTKSVHRCFEKNPKFDMTPLLGGTDTVFSSLIHAFSWNPATFLHAYTCLPLPYATRQAAGAILQDIADSGVLFAILMCKHKVISLVGAQKASLHPDDILLLANFILSSESFRTSESFSPICLPRYNPMAFLHAYVHFLDADTYLILLSTRSDAFYHLKDCRVRIQDVLLKSNVLCEVQRSMLDSGLHVEDLPLDSSLRSGSMPDRTKSESLSPSVGLGGAAGLWHFIYKSIYLDQYVASEFSSPISNSSQQKKLYRAYQKLYTLMHDRGTGPHKTQFRRDEDYVLLCWITQDFELYAAFDPLADKALAIKMCNRVCQWVRDLENEIFLFGANSFSW, via the exons ATGGATTCCGACCCCAACCATCGTCCtctcgacgccgccgccgccgccgcggaggaTCCAAACCCTAGCCGCTCTTCCGCTCCCGAGCCGAACACCCTCGAATCCGACGTCGTGGAGCTGTTGGATTCGCTGACCCTGGACCGATCCGGCAATGCGCGCCCCGTAAAACGCCCCACGAGCAACGGATCTATGCCCCCGGATTTCTACAGCTGCGACGAGATCGAaatcgaggaggaggaggaggaggaggaggaggggaatcCGAGGGAGGATGGGGCGCGGGGTTCTTCGCagcgtggcggcggcggcgcttcgGAGCAGGAGGAAGAGGGGCCTCCTAGCCCTAGTAGTAGTGGGTATGCTGGGGAGCGTGGGAGCAGCGTTGGATCGAGTGGGATCGAGGAGGTTGATGATGGCCGATCGTCGGTTGACCATTGGGGTCGCGGAAAACAGCATCTTGATGAG GATGATGCTTCGGCTACTTGGAGAAAACGAAAAAAACATTTCTTCATCTTGAGCCACTCAGGGAAACCAATATACTCTAG GTATGGAGATGAACACAAGCTAGCAGGATTTTCAGCAACTTTACAAGCTATTATTTCATTTGTTGAGAACAG CGGGGATCGTATCAAATTTGTAAGAGCAGGGAAGCATCAG ATAGTTTTCCTTGTGAAGGGTCCAATATATCTGGTATGCATAAGCTGTACCGAAGAGCCATATGAAGCATTAAGAGGACAAGTAGAACTCATCTATGGTCAG ATGTTACTTATCTTGACAAAGTCTGTTCATAGGTGCTTTGAGAAGAACCCAAAATTTGATATGACTCCTTTGCTAGGAGGAACCGATACCGTCTTCTCCTCTCTTATACATGCCTTCAGTTG GAATCCTGCCACATTTCTTCATGCATACACATGCCTTCCTCTTCCATATGCAACTAGACAAGCAGCAGGTGCCATTCTACAAGATATTGCGGATTCAGGGGTTCTTTTTGCGATATTAATGTGTAAGCACAAG GTTATTAGTCTTGTGGGAGCACAAAAGGCATCTCTTCATCCTGATGATATTCTTCTTCTTGCCAATTTTATATTGTCTTCTGAATCATTTAG GACTTCTGAATCTTTCTCACCGATATGCTTACCAAGATATAACCCAATGGCATTTCTTCATGCCTATGTTCATTTTCTTGAT GCGGATACATACTTGATATTGCTTTCTACCAGATCAGATGCCTTCTACCATCTCAAAGACTGTAG GGTTCGCATCCAGGACGTGCTTTTAAAGTCGAATGTTCTCTGTGAAGTTCAGAGATCTATGCTCGATAGTGGTTTACACGTTGAAGATCTTCCTCTTGATTCTTCTCTTCGATCTGGGTCAATGCCAGACAGAACAAAGTCTGAATCCTTATCTCCTTCTGTGGGCCTTGGTGGGGCCGCAGGgctttggcatttcatatataaAAGTATCTACCTTGACCAATACGTGGCATCAGAATTTTCCTCCCCCATAAGCAATTCTAGTCAGCAGAAAAA GTTGTACAGAGCTTATCAAAAGTTATATACTTTGATGCATGACAGAGGGACTGGTCCACATAAAACACAATTCAGAAGAGATGAAGATTATG TTCTTCTATGCTGGATTACTCAAGATTTTGAGCTTTATGCAGCATTTGATCCACTAGCAGATAAG GCTCTGGCAATTAAGATGTGCAATAGAGTTTGTCAATGGGTGAGAGATTTGGAAAACGAGATATTCTTGTTCGGCGCAAACTCCTTTTCCTGGTGA